In a single window of the Aminomonas paucivorans DSM 12260 genome:
- a CDS encoding FKBP-type peptidyl-prolyl cis-trans isomerase gives MAQAKAGDKVRVHYRGTLDDGTQFDCSEGRDPLEFVVASGQVIPGFDEAVTGLEPGQSRSVHIPCEKAYGAVQEDLLFRVEKGAFPFEPEVGMQVRMGLPTGQGMVVTVSGFEEDQVVLDGNHRLAGQDLNFHVTLVEILQA, from the coding sequence ATGGCTCAGGCAAAGGCGGGAGACAAGGTGCGGGTGCACTACCGGGGAACCCTGGACGACGGGACCCAGTTCGACTGCTCCGAGGGGCGGGACCCCCTGGAGTTCGTGGTGGCCTCGGGACAGGTGATCCCGGGGTTCGACGAGGCGGTGACGGGGCTGGAGCCGGGACAGAGCCGGAGCGTGCACATCCCCTGCGAGAAGGCCTACGGGGCGGTGCAGGAGGACCTGCTGTTCCGGGTGGAGAAGGGGGCCTTCCCCTTCGAGCCGGAGGTGGGGATGCAGGTGCGCATGGGCCTGCCCACGGGACAGGGCATGGTGGTCACCGTGTCGGGCTTCGAGGAGGACCAGGTGGTACTGGACGGCAACCATCGCCTGGCAGGACAGGACCTGAACTTCCACGTCACCCTGGTGGAGATCCTCCAGGCCTGA
- a CDS encoding (2Fe-2S) ferredoxin domain-containing protein gives MDARKTRWVAVLAALALGIFLAGAALGAEKLLVCGPCSRSFLPVAEKAVADLGLSGKVQVAKTSCLGDCAGAPVLEFRGQVYSRMTEGKLKDLLRKAKL, from the coding sequence ATGGATGCTCGAAAAACAAGATGGGTTGCGGTGCTGGCGGCGCTGGCCCTGGGGATCTTCCTGGCAGGGGCGGCACTCGGGGCGGAGAAGCTCCTGGTCTGCGGGCCCTGCTCCCGATCCTTCCTCCCCGTGGCGGAGAAGGCCGTGGCGGACCTGGGGCTTTCGGGGAAGGTCCAGGTGGCCAAGACCTCCTGCCTGGGGGACTGCGCGGGGGCTCCGGTGCTGGAGTTTCGGGGCCAGGTGTATTCCCGGATGACCGAGGGGAAGCTGAAGGACCTGCTCCGGAAGGCGAAGCTGTAG